The following coding sequences lie in one Aricia agestis chromosome 18, ilAriAges1.1, whole genome shotgun sequence genomic window:
- the LOC121735917 gene encoding uncharacterized protein LOC121735917: protein MKTVIVCVLALVGLALAGTDLHPRGCIYINGKCDRDCEVGTRAYTTGCGYLTPEATCEEPHPVTDQRGHVCDYSACYCEPGMVRHTPTKTCVKLEDCEKLGKEPEKLDKQPEILDKLVK, encoded by the exons atgaaGACCGTCATAGTTTGTGTACTGGCTTTGGTCGGGTTGGCGCTGGCCGGCACCGACTTGCACCCGAGAGGCTGCATCTACATCAATGGGAAAT GTGACCGCGACTGCGAGGTCGGCACCCGCGCCTACACCACCGGCTGCGGCTACCTCACCCCCGAGGCGACCTGCGAGGAACCGCACCCGGTGACAGACCAGCGAGGCCATGTTTGCGACTACAGCGCCTGCTACTGCGAGCCGGGCATGGTGAGGCACACCCCCACCAAGACTTGCGTCAAGCTCGAGGACTGCGAGAAGCTGGGTAAGGAACCGGAGAAGCTGGATAAGCAACCGGAGATACTGGACAAGCTAGTGAAGTAA
- the LOC121736088 gene encoding chitinase A-like isoform X1: MCSITMRVLVLCALAAAALAAPPGKPNIGWGERTFAIVEVNQAATAYNQLVTRRDAADVPVNWNTWTGDPADRARVLLDGKEVWTGPGSATSATFKVKKGGRYRMSVELCNKDGCSTCEPVEIVVADTDGSHLPPLDYSLLERNKPFKQTSGKVCGAYFVEWGVYPRKFPVDKVPVPNLTHMLYGFIPICGGDGINDSLKEIDGSFQALQRSCSGREDFKVSIHDPWAALQKPQKGLSSWNEPYKGNFGQLMMLKQRRPDLKILPSVGGWTLADPFFFFDDKQKRDRFVASVKEFLQTWKFFDGVDIDWEFPGGKGANPHLGSPKDGETYVTLMRELREMLDELGAETGRKYELTSAISAGWDKIQVIDYNKAQNYMDHIFLMSYDFKGAWSNDTLGHQTPLYAPAWRPKETYTSDFGVQYLLAQGVNPRKIVVGVAMYGRGWTGVHNYTDDNPFTGIATGPCKGTWQDGVVDYREIATEIAQGKWEFHYDSVAQAPYVFRKATGDLVTYDNPRSVIEKGKYVRNNKLGGLFAWEIDADNGDLLNAMNMGLGNSPA, translated from the coding sequence AACCATGCGGGTGCTGGTGCTGTGCGCGCTGGCGGCGGCCGCCCTGGCCGCGCCCCCCGGCAAGCCCAACATCGGCTGGGGCGAGCGGACCTTCGCCATCGTCGAGGTCAACCAGGCGGCCACAGCCTACAACCAGCTCGTCACCAGGCGGGACGCCGCGGACGTTCCCGTCAACTGGAACACGTGGACCGGGGACCCGGCCGACAGAGCCCGCGTGCTCCTCGACGGCAAGGAGGTGTGGACCGGCCCGGGCTCCGCCACCAGCGCCACCTTCAAGGTGAAGAAGGGCGGCCGGTACCGGATGAGCGTGGAGCTGTGCAATAAGGACGGCTGCAGCACCTGCGAGCCCGTCGAAATCGTGGTCGCCGACACCGACGGCAGCCACCTCCCGCCGCTCGACTACAGCCTCCTCGAACGGAACAAGCCCTTCAAGCAGACGTCGGGCAAGGTGTGCGGCGCGTACTTCGTGGAGTGGGGCGTGTACCCGCGCAAGTTCCCCGTCGACAAGGTCCCCGTGCCCAACCTCACCCACATGCTGTACGGCTTCATCCCCATCTGCGGTGGCGACGGCATCAACGACAGCCTCAAGGAGATCGACGGCAGCTTCCAGGCGCTGCAGCGCTCCTGCAGCGGCCGGGAGGACTTCAAGGTGTCCATTCACGACCCCTGGGCGGCGCTGCAGAAGCCGCAGAAGGGCCTGTCGAGTTGGAACGAGCCCTACAAAGGCAACTTCGGCCAGCTGATGATGCTGAAGCAGAGGAGACCTGACCTGAAGATTCTGCCCTCCGTCGGCGGCTGGACCCTCGCTGACCCGTTCTTCTTTTTCGACGACAAGCAGAAGAGGGACCGCTTCGTCGCGTCCGTGAAGGAATTCCTGCAGACGTGGAAATTCTTCGACGGGGTGGACATCGACTGGGAGTTCCCCGGCGGCAAGGGCGCGAACCCCCACCTCGGCAGCCCCAAGGACGGCGAGACGTACGTGACGCTGATGCGGGAGCTGCGCGAGATGCTGGACGAGCTGGGCGCGGAGACCGGCCGCAAATACGAGCTGACCTCCGCCATCAGCGCCGGCTGGGACAAGATCCAGGTCATCGACTACAACAAGGCCCAAAACTACATGGACCACATCTTCCTCATGAGCTACGACTTCAAGGGCGCCTGGTCCAACGACACGCTCGGCCACCAGACGCCGCTGTACGCGCCCGCCTGGCGGCCCAAGGAGACCTACACCTCGGACTTCGGCGTGCAGTACCTGCTCGCCCAGGGCGTCAACCCCAGGAAGATCGTCGTCGGCGTCGCGATGTACGGCCGCGGCTGGACCGGCGTTCACAACTACACCGACGACAATCCCTTTACGGGTATCGCGACCGGCCCCTGCAAGGGCACGTGGCAGGACGGGGTGGTAGATTACCGAGAGATCGCGACCGAGATCGCGCAGGGCAAGTGGGAGTTCCACTACGACAGCGTCGCGCAGGCACCGTACGTGTTCCGCAAGGCGACGGGCGACCTGGTGACGTACGACAACCCTCGCTCCGTCATCGAGAAGGGCAAGTACGTACGGAACAACAAGCTGGGCGGCCTCTTCGCCTGGGAGATCGACGCCGACAACGGGGACCTGCTCAACGCCATGAACATGGGGCTCGGGAACAGCCCCGCTTGA
- the LOC121736088 gene encoding chitinase A-like isoform X2, giving the protein MRVLVLCALAAAALAAPPGKPNIGWGERTFAIVEVNQAATAYNQLVTRRDAADVPVNWNTWTGDPADRARVLLDGKEVWTGPGSATSATFKVKKGGRYRMSVELCNKDGCSTCEPVEIVVADTDGSHLPPLDYSLLERNKPFKQTSGKVCGAYFVEWGVYPRKFPVDKVPVPNLTHMLYGFIPICGGDGINDSLKEIDGSFQALQRSCSGREDFKVSIHDPWAALQKPQKGLSSWNEPYKGNFGQLMMLKQRRPDLKILPSVGGWTLADPFFFFDDKQKRDRFVASVKEFLQTWKFFDGVDIDWEFPGGKGANPHLGSPKDGETYVTLMRELREMLDELGAETGRKYELTSAISAGWDKIQVIDYNKAQNYMDHIFLMSYDFKGAWSNDTLGHQTPLYAPAWRPKETYTSDFGVQYLLAQGVNPRKIVVGVAMYGRGWTGVHNYTDDNPFTGIATGPCKGTWQDGVVDYREIATEIAQGKWEFHYDSVAQAPYVFRKATGDLVTYDNPRSVIEKGKYVRNNKLGGLFAWEIDADNGDLLNAMNMGLGNSPA; this is encoded by the coding sequence ATGCGGGTGCTGGTGCTGTGCGCGCTGGCGGCGGCCGCCCTGGCCGCGCCCCCCGGCAAGCCCAACATCGGCTGGGGCGAGCGGACCTTCGCCATCGTCGAGGTCAACCAGGCGGCCACAGCCTACAACCAGCTCGTCACCAGGCGGGACGCCGCGGACGTTCCCGTCAACTGGAACACGTGGACCGGGGACCCGGCCGACAGAGCCCGCGTGCTCCTCGACGGCAAGGAGGTGTGGACCGGCCCGGGCTCCGCCACCAGCGCCACCTTCAAGGTGAAGAAGGGCGGCCGGTACCGGATGAGCGTGGAGCTGTGCAATAAGGACGGCTGCAGCACCTGCGAGCCCGTCGAAATCGTGGTCGCCGACACCGACGGCAGCCACCTCCCGCCGCTCGACTACAGCCTCCTCGAACGGAACAAGCCCTTCAAGCAGACGTCGGGCAAGGTGTGCGGCGCGTACTTCGTGGAGTGGGGCGTGTACCCGCGCAAGTTCCCCGTCGACAAGGTCCCCGTGCCCAACCTCACCCACATGCTGTACGGCTTCATCCCCATCTGCGGTGGCGACGGCATCAACGACAGCCTCAAGGAGATCGACGGCAGCTTCCAGGCGCTGCAGCGCTCCTGCAGCGGCCGGGAGGACTTCAAGGTGTCCATTCACGACCCCTGGGCGGCGCTGCAGAAGCCGCAGAAGGGCCTGTCGAGTTGGAACGAGCCCTACAAAGGCAACTTCGGCCAGCTGATGATGCTGAAGCAGAGGAGACCTGACCTGAAGATTCTGCCCTCCGTCGGCGGCTGGACCCTCGCTGACCCGTTCTTCTTTTTCGACGACAAGCAGAAGAGGGACCGCTTCGTCGCGTCCGTGAAGGAATTCCTGCAGACGTGGAAATTCTTCGACGGGGTGGACATCGACTGGGAGTTCCCCGGCGGCAAGGGCGCGAACCCCCACCTCGGCAGCCCCAAGGACGGCGAGACGTACGTGACGCTGATGCGGGAGCTGCGCGAGATGCTGGACGAGCTGGGCGCGGAGACCGGCCGCAAATACGAGCTGACCTCCGCCATCAGCGCCGGCTGGGACAAGATCCAGGTCATCGACTACAACAAGGCCCAAAACTACATGGACCACATCTTCCTCATGAGCTACGACTTCAAGGGCGCCTGGTCCAACGACACGCTCGGCCACCAGACGCCGCTGTACGCGCCCGCCTGGCGGCCCAAGGAGACCTACACCTCGGACTTCGGCGTGCAGTACCTGCTCGCCCAGGGCGTCAACCCCAGGAAGATCGTCGTCGGCGTCGCGATGTACGGCCGCGGCTGGACCGGCGTTCACAACTACACCGACGACAATCCCTTTACGGGTATCGCGACCGGCCCCTGCAAGGGCACGTGGCAGGACGGGGTGGTAGATTACCGAGAGATCGCGACCGAGATCGCGCAGGGCAAGTGGGAGTTCCACTACGACAGCGTCGCGCAGGCACCGTACGTGTTCCGCAAGGCGACGGGCGACCTGGTGACGTACGACAACCCTCGCTCCGTCATCGAGAAGGGCAAGTACGTACGGAACAACAAGCTGGGCGGCCTCTTCGCCTGGGAGATCGACGCCGACAACGGGGACCTGCTCAACGCCATGAACATGGGGCTCGGGAACAGCCCCGCTTGA